From Piscinibacter gummiphilus:
TGGCGTTCGGGATAAACCACAAACGAGTCTTTTCGTCGAACTCCACCAGCGCTTCGCGCAAAACTTCGGCAAAGGCTTTGGCGAAGGCTTCGCCGTCCCATCCAAGGGTCTCGGCCAGGGCGGCGCGGCCGACTTGGAAGACGCCGGGAATGGGCCCCGTGTGCGGGCCGGTGAGGAGGTACAGCCACAGGGCCTGCCCAGATGGCTGCAAGGGCGTGAGGCGCATGAATCGCTCGTCGCCGTACATCCGCACGGTCACTCGGCGATAGATGCCTTCGGCTGGAGGGCGAACGCTTTTCACGCCACCCCCATCTGCTCAAGGACGCGCTCGACTTCGCCGAGGTCCGCGAGCACGCGCACGTTTCCCCAACGGGCCAGGAAGAAGCGCTGCGGGCCGTCAGCGGCGTCGGAGCGCCAGAGCTGCCAGCCGCGCAGAGCTGCCTTCGCGGCGAGCGTGGACCAGGTCTTGGAGTCGGTCGTTTCGTTGGTGCGATCGCTGCTCATGCAGAAGCCTCCGAGGCCTTCTTGGCCATCCATGCGTCGATGGCGTTGCTGTCCCAAGCGGTGAGGCGAGGACCGAGTTTCACGGGTGCGGGAATCCGCTTCTCCCGGGCCCAGCGCCAGACGGTCGGCTCTGAAGCGGTGAGGGTCTTCGCCAACTCCTTGACGCGTATCCAGCGTCGAGGCTGAGCGACATCAATCGCAGGATTCGCCTGCAGCGGCGTGACTGATCTCATATTCGGCCTCACTGCTGGATAGGCGGAATGCCCAGAACCCGGCGCAGCTCGGCCGTCGGCCACAGCAGGCGGCCGTGGACGCGAACTGGCTTGATCGGCCCGATGGCTTTGCAGGCCCAGAGGCGCAGCGTCTGAGCCGAGCGGTTCAGGTGAAAGGCAGCATCAGCGGTCGGCAGGTTGGCCCGCTGCTCCCGATCGAGCGGTGGTGGCGCACAGTTGGTAGCCATGTCTGAATCTTTCGATTCGTTGAGATGGCGAAACTGTCGGGCTGCAACCCCGGTTGCACGCAAGACGATGTGTTCCGTCCGCGGGGAAGCCTTATTTCATGCGGGTTCTAGCCTCACGCCGCTGCAACCCCTGCAAGGGGTTTCACTTCTTTGCGCGCTTGGGAGAGGTGCGGCCAAACGGGTCGCTCGGCGGGTGGA
This genomic window contains:
- a CDS encoding helix-turn-helix transcriptional regulator, whose product is MRSVTPLQANPAIDVAQPRRWIRVKELAKTLTASEPTVWRWAREKRIPAPVKLGPRLTAWDSNAIDAWMAKKASEASA
- a CDS encoding DNA-binding protein — its product is MATNCAPPPLDREQRANLPTADAAFHLNRSAQTLRLWACKAIGPIKPVRVHGRLLWPTAELRRVLGIPPIQQ